In Macadamia integrifolia cultivar HAES 741 chromosome 1, SCU_Mint_v3, whole genome shotgun sequence, a single window of DNA contains:
- the LOC122079693 gene encoding BAG family molecular chaperone regulator 6-like, with translation MDSPNMWSSSHPRYSSFAREVPIHRRQTNSPKVVTIPVHFVSSEKSRSDAALKIQKVLRGFLIRKNLRKISAIRREVDEIDRRISMEETIQLMGRDPKERLKMNEMLMALLFRLDTVPGINSGVRDCRKALIKRIISLQERLDAIVNGDDSTIDKKDGGETESQTLDMEDISDSPSFKCESVAEELVQTLDTKESASSLGSCEDMVNGTLETKDLSKSLDDSSTLGDAADQEQALDLQSHVASSANSGDQEPFLGAAECQNLEPEAYDESRDDGDTPVEALNKADREVHAFEESGAVAEKDTEEENVMESSQCSHQSMVEEGEEETLKGLEDVKETNSNLKPGITNVGNLDGSPSPAAENREKNRNDINKSNGRDLMERVVEDNERLMGLMTELLERNELQTMLINSLSQRVEQLERAFVSERLKRKKKRQAAAMTVERQDPSLDPRKCVKKSS, from the coding sequence ATGGACAGTCCGAACATGTGGAGCTCATCTCACCCTCGCTACTCTTCTTTCGCAAGAGAGGTTCCCATACATCGTCGTCAGACGAATTCCCCGAAGGTCGTCACCATCCCTGTTCACTTCGTCAGTTCGGAGAAATCCAGATCAGACGCGGCTCTTAAGATACAGAAGGTGTTACGGGGATTCTTGATCAGGAAGAACCTTAGAAAGATTTCTGCCATCAGAAGAGAGGTTGATGAGATCGATCGGAGGATTTCAATGGAGGAAACTATCCAATTGATGGGAAGAGACCCCAAAGAGCGGCTGAAGATGAATGAGATGTTAATGGCGTTACTCTTCCGGTTAGATACTGTTCCTGGAATCAACTCTGGCGTCAGGGACTGCCGGAAGGCACTCATCAAGAGGATTATCTCGCTGCAGGAAAGACTGGATGCTATCGTCAATGGAGATGATAGTACGATTGATAAAAAGGATGGCGGAGAAACAGAGTCTCAAACCCTAGACATGGAGGATATTTCCGATTCTCCGTCGTTCAAGTGCGAAAGTGTCGCTGAGGAGCTCGTTCAAACCCTGGACACCAAGGAGTCTGCCAGTTCTTTAGGCAGTTGTGAAGACATGGTTAATGGAACGCTGGAAACCAAAGATCTTTCCAAATCTTTGGATGACAGCAGTACATTAGGCGATGCCGCAGATCAAGAACAAGCACTGGATTTGCAATCTCACGTTGCCTCTTCAGCTAATTCAGGAGACCAGGAACCGTTTCTCGGGGCTGCTGAATGCCAAAATCTAGAGCCAGAAGCTTATGATGAATCTAGAGACGACGGAGATACACCAGTGGAAGCCTTAAACAAGGCAGACAGAGAAGTTCACGCATTCGAAGAAAGTGGAGCTGTTGCAGAAAAAGACACCGAAGAGGAAAACGTGATGGAATCCTCTCAGTGCTCCCACCAGAGTATGGTTGAAGAAGGTGAAGAGGAAACACTGAAGGGACTCGAAGATGTGAAGGAAACCAACTCCAACCTGAAACCTGGCATTACTAATGTCGGCAACTTGGATGGATCTCCGTCTCCGGCCGCCGAAAACAGGGAGAAGAATCGGAACGACATCAACAAAAGCAATGGGAGGGATCTGATGGAGAGGGTGGTCGAAGACAATGAAAGGCTAATGGGTTTGATGACGGAACTGTTGGAGCGGAACGAATTGCAGACAATGTTGATAAATTCCCTTTCACAGAGGGTCGAACAACTGGAGAGAGCTTTCGTGAGTGAGAGATTGAAGCGCAAGAAGAAAAGGCAGGCCGCAGCCATGACTGTCGAGAGGCAAGATCCTTCACTGGATCCCAGAAAATGCGTAAAGAAATCATCCTGA
- the LOC122078197 gene encoding protein ESSENTIAL FOR POTEXVIRUS ACCUMULATION 1-like — protein sequence MAGGRVDLPEDLLSLKTGDEPWNSKEEVSLGNDEGKMLMGFLDESKDQATSESTIPLSPQWLYSKPSEVKSGLSGASGDARAQISVPHGSCTDPVQKEGWRLDGSQEKKDWRRAATDIESTRRWREEERETGLLGRRERRKDDRRVDNVSVREESRNLPSSDRWHDVNNRSSGHETRRDNKWSSRWGPEDKEKESRADKKIEVDKEDTHIEKQSFVGSNRAASERETDSRDKWRPRHRLEVHSGGSTVYRAAPGFGLERGRVEGSNVGFAPGRGRANIIGNLSLHRPPSAGPIGAPLDKNGNICGRSGLSAYMFCYPRGKLLDIYRKQKLVSSFAARPDGLEEVLAITQESPVEPLAFVAPDGEEEAVLNEIWKGKITSGGVVYNSSRDKIGRSNENLAGPGLLASTESKQQGKVPHIHADGTNECIATAAINDARQGTDVGSFDGHAPQISVFDERDLCLEKGENDVLDGKGWSQPDRLPVAVSRINDVFTAGGFGGAHIDSKSGGENRLSEDSDFPKYPSSGGSMSATSFDIGSKLPDDSSSLFDLSSVPLASSSQKQYLKSNGIENLTPPEELSLYYCDPQGEIQGPFLGVDIISWFEQGFFGTDLPVCLSDSPEGAPFQELGDVMPHLKTKVGSFSSSDVAIQLEPSDAIESSVSSVIAAPVPASVPAPPAAPASAPALVASAGIDDQRWMSSEFEGLNGHQIHSIMSKRDNPMDPHNSETPSFHDFVAQDEEVVFPGRPGSSSGNPIAKPSANIRDTLPNTSSHPFLSNELVQDTMPIHQDSTLHPFGLLWSELEGNHLRRTQSSIMSSSGSDQSQLLNPLGGRDAPFVSNKQSSFGAVVDSPLVGDTWTDGYRRNTLSNTNIHNLSHLEQESNRFDLAEHLISQQLQKQPLQPQNLLSHPALHLNESVLEQVPGSGLSQSRNPVHHQQSAMPDLEHFFKLQLQQQQLQQQQQQQHQQLQQQQQLQLQQQKMQQQKQLHHQQMQLQQQQSQARKLLLEQLLHHQMHDPGFAQSRVDPVRGNNMLDQDLFRQHLLHDMQQRSHPLPRHPDLSLEQLIQTKFGQSQQREHNDLLELLSRAKHGQMLSLEQQLLLHQEQLQARQFSMASRQHTGMEEERRIGGVWSVDETGHFVRNTPSPHEPHSAGFGPLDFYQRQQRSSSFEEQLGHLERNHGVQERIQRGFYEPSSLPFERSSLPSGTPGMNLDVVNALARAQGVDLQERLSYMHPGNQVSSFSSGVHPHHQKVANQFHASPSDVIESRWSEGNEQAAHSWIGARIQQLHLEAQHKKRESEFNTTSEDLGSWASAEVNDNNSNQLLLDLHQKLGLHSTQSVEMGDGVPTALERREPSWLFSNTCSLDNPFNFLTEPQPSLSSSFVEGPHGSNSVQDRLVDVGIDDQSRGRESSERLSIRSNSGALIEDEHLLSGLNESSQSYLDSTVAGKSSVDRDLSETKDGKKGKKRLSKSKVATNKLASEVQESMAEQGVASVDHADMPMNPPIRQTLLGSAGGNVGHYNYEMGLDSTCGEEMAKDRVSSMLSRGMDNSLPKHPPVSRVLSSHEALSELASAPSIKGKNLMNTALPDEGRRESGGNLGSQVSETASGKTDVRFRRTSSCSDADVSDTSFIDMLKSTVKKPALTEADTMAGSSESSDNTQGSRSGKKKGKKGRQIDPTLLGFKVSSNRIMMGEIQRLED from the exons ATGGCCGGAGGCAGGGTTGATCTACCGGAGGATCTTCTCTCCTTGAAAACGGGTGATGAGCCGTGGAACAGTAAAG AGGAAGTTTCATTAGGGAATGATGAGGGAAAGATGCTTATGGGGTTTCTTGATGAGTCAAAAG ATCAAGCAACATCGGAGAGCACAATACCTTTGTCTCCCCAATGGCTCTATTCGAAACCAAGCGAGGTTAAATCAGGGCTTTCTGGTGCATCAGGG GATGCACGGGCACAAATTTCTGTGCCTCATGGAAGCTGCACTGATCCAGTTCAGAAAGAGGGTTGGCGTTTAGATGGATCTCAGGAAAAAAAAGATTGGAGGAGGGCTGCAACTGATATTGAAAGCACTCGCCGTTGGCgcgaggaggagagagaaactggGTTACTAGGTAGAAGAGAACGCCGAAAAGATGATCGTCGTGTGGACAATGTTTCAGTCCGTGAAGAGTCTAGAAATTTGCCTTCCTCTGATCGGTGGCATGATGTAAATAATCGTAGTTCTGGGCATGAAACACGACGTGACAACAAATGGTCATCAAGGTGGGGTCCAGAAGACAAAGAGAAGGAATCTCGAGCTGACAAGAAGATCGAAGTTGACAAAGAAGATACTCatattgaaaagcaatcttttGTTGGCAGCAATCGTGCAGCTTCTGAGCGTGAAACTGATTCTCGTGATAAATGGAGGCCACGACACCGGCTAGAAGTTCATTCTGGTGGCTCAACTGTGTACCGTGCTGCACCAGGATTTGGGCTGGAGAGAGGACGAGTGGAAGGTTCCAATGTGGGATTTGCTCCAGGACGAGGGAGGGCAAACATCATAGGAAATCTTTCACTTCATAGGCCTCCCTCTGCTGGTCCTATTGGTGCTCCTTTAGATAAGAATGGAAATATATGTGGGAGATCTGGCCTCTCGGCATATATGTTTTGTTATCCGAGGGGAAAGCTTCTTGACATTTACCGTAAGCAAAAGCTAGTTTCATCCTTTGCTGCACGACCTGATGGGTTGGAAGAAGTACTCGCAATAACTCAGGAAAGCCCTGTTGAGCCATTGGCCTTTGTTGCACCTGATGGGGAAGAAGAG GCTGTCCTTAATGAGATTTGGAAAGGAAAAATCACCAGCGGTGGAGTTGTATATAATTCATCTCGAGACAAGATAGGAAGATCTAATGAAAATTTGGCAG GTCCTGGACTCCTTGCATCTACTGAGAGCAAGCAACAAGGAAAAGTGCCTCATATTCATGCTGATGGTACCAATGAATGCATTGCAACTGCTGCAATCAATGATGCCCGTCAGGGAACTGATGTTGGCTCCTTTGATGGTCATGCTCCacaaatttctgtttttgatg AAAGAGACCTTTGTCTGGAGAAAGGTGAAAATGATGTTCTGGATGGGAAGGGTTGGTCACAACCTGATCGCTTGCCTGTTGCAGTTTCAAGGATTAATGATGTTTTCACTGCCGGAGGTTTTGGTGGTGCTCATATTGACTCCAAAAGTGGAGGTGAAAATCGGCTATCAGAGGATTCAGATTTCCCCAAGTACCCTAGTTCAGGAGGCAGCATGTCTGCTACTAGTTTTGATATCGGTAGCAAGCTTCCTGATGATTCAAGTTCTCTATTTGATCTGTCTTCTGTCCCGCTGGCTTCTAGTAGTCAGAAACAGTATTTGAAGAGCAATGGTATTGAAAACCTAACCCCTCCTGAAGAATTAAGTTTGTACTACTGTGATCCTCAAGGAGAGATCCAAGGACCATTTCTTGGTGTTGACATCATTTCTTGGTTTGAGCAAGGCTTTTTTGGGACAGACTTACCTGTCTGTCTGTCAGATTCTCCTGAAGGAGCACCTTTTCAAGAACTTGGGGATGTCATGCCACATTTGAAGACCAAAGTTGGGTCCTTTTCCAGTTCCGATGTGGCTATTCAGCTTGAGCCTTCTGATGCTATTGAGAGCAGTGTGAGCTCTGTTATAGCTGCTCCTGTTCCTGCATCTGTTCCTGCACCCCCTGCTGCTCCTGCCTCTGCCCCTGCTTTGGTAGCTTCAGCTGGCATTGATGACCAGCGCTGGATGTCTTCTGAATTTGAAGGTCTTAATGGTCACCAGATTCATTCGATTATGTCTAAACGTGATAATCCAATGGATCCTCATAATTCTGAAACGCCTAGCTTTCATGATTTTGTTGCACAAGATGAGG AAGTAGTGTTTCCCGGGAGGCCCGGAAGCAGTAGTGGAAATCCTATTGCAAAACCTTCTGCTAACATTCGTGATACATTGCCAAATACTTCCAGCCATCCTTTTCTTTCAAATGAATTGGTGCAAGATACAATGCCAATTCACCAGGATAGTACATTGCATCCTTTTGGCTTGTTGTGGTCTGAGCTCGAGGGCAATCATCTGAGGCGTACACAATCATCGATTATGTCTTCTAGTGGTAGTGACCAGAGCCAGCTTCTGAATCCTCTTGGTGGAAGAGATGCACCTTTTGTGAGTAATAAGCAGAGTTCATTTGGTGCAGTGGTTGATTCCCCCCTTGTTGGGGACACATGGACTGATGGCTATAGAAGAAATACACTTTCAAACACCAATATACATAACCTATCACATCTAGAACAAGAATCCAATCGCTTCGATCTAGCTGAGCACTTAATTTCACAACAGTTACAAAAGCAACCGCTTCAGCCGCAAAATCTACTGTCTCATCCTGCACTACATTTGAATGAGTCAGTTCTAGAGCAAGTACCAGGTTCTGGTCTATCTCAGAGCAGGAATCCTGTTCATCACCAACAGTCGGCAATGCCTGATTTGGAACATTTTTTTAAGCTTCAACTTCAGCAgcagcagttgcagcagcagcagcagcagcagcatcagcagttgcaacagcagcagcagtt gcagttgcagcagcagaAGATGCAACAGCAAAAGCAGCTTCATCACCAACAAATGCAATTGCAGCAGCAACAGTCTCAAGCTCGAAAGTTGCTTCTTGAACAGTTGTTGCATCATCAAATGCATGATCCAGGTTTTGCGCAGTCACGTGTGGATCCTGTCAGAGGTAACAACATGCTCGATCAGGATTTGTTCAGGCAGCACCTTTTACATGACATGCAACAACGTTCCCATCCTCTTCCCAGGCATCCGGATCTATCTCTTGAGCAGCTCATCCAAACGAAATTTGGCCAGAGCCAACAGAGAGAACATAATGATCTACTGGAGCTTCTATCACGTGCGAAGCATGGGCAAATGCTTTCTTTGGAACAACAGCTGCTTCTTCACCAAGAGCAACTGCAGGCAAGACAGTTCTCTATGGCATCAAGGCAGCATACTGGGATGGAAGAAGAGAGGCGCATTGGTGGGGTCTGGTCCGTTGATGAAACTGGTCATTTTGTTAGAAACACCCCCAGTCCTCACGAGCCTCATTCTGCAGGTTTTGGTCCCTTGGATTTTTACCAACGACAGCAGAGGTCTTCCTCATTTGAGGAGCAACTAGGCCATCTTGAACGGAATCATGGAGTACAGGAAAGAATACAGCGGGGGTTTTATGAACCCAGCTCTCTGCCATTTGAGAGGTCCTCTCTGCCTTCTGGGACTCCTGGAATGAACCTGGATGTTGTTAATGCTTTGGCTCGTGCTCAAGGTGTAGACTTACAGGAACGACTTAGCTATATGCACCCAGGCAATCAAGTGAGTTCATTTTCTTCTGGTGTTCACCCTCATCACCAAAAGGTTGCGAACCAGTTTCATGCTTCACCTTCAGATGTGATAGAGAGCCGCTGGTCTGAGGGCAATGAGCAGGCAGCACATAGCTGGATAGGGGCCAGGATTCAACAATTGCATCTTGAAGCACAGcataaaaaaagagaatcagAATTTAATACTACTTCTGAAGACCTTGGTTCATGGGCATCAGCTGAAGTAAATGATAACAATTCAAATCAGTTGCTGTTGGATCTGCATCAGAAGCTAGGTCTTCATTCTACCCAGTCAGTAGAAATGGGTGATGGTGTTCCTACAGCACTTGAAAGGAGAGAACCCTCCTGGCTGTTTTCTAACACATGCTCTTTGGATAATCCATTCAATTTCCTTACAGAGCCACAGCCTAGTCTTAGCAGTTCTTTTGTGGAGGGGCCTCATGGCTCTAATTCAGTGCAGGATCGGTTGGTAGATGTGGGTATTGATGACCAGTCTCGTGGTCGGGAAAGCAGTGAAAGATTGTCCATCAGATCTAATTCTGGAGCCTTAATTGAAGATGAACATCTTCTTTCTGGCTTGAATGAGAGTTCTCAGTCCTACCTGGACTCTACTGTGGCTGGTAAATCATCTGTGGATAGGGACTTATCAGAAACCAAGGATgggaaaaaggggaagaagcgCTTGTCCAAAAGTAAGGTTGCAACTAACAAGTTGGCCTCAGAGGTTCAAGAAAGCATGGCTGAGCAAGGAGTGGCTTCAGTAGATCATGCAGATATGCCAATGAACCCCCCTATTAGGCAGACTTTACTTGGTAGTGCTG GTGGAAATGTGGGGCACTACAACTATGAGATGGGGCTGGATAGCACTTGTGGTGAAGAGATGGCTAAGGACAG